The Planctomicrobium piriforme genome has a segment encoding these proteins:
- a CDS encoding TlpA family protein disulfide reductase, producing the protein MLRQIPSLCYWVLFSLLAGMSLVQASDSAAPKRAGVLTLTSGDSVAGQFCEVSFPTTICWQGKDFTRPFEFQLSGVQRVQFPAAEEAPTTGDCLLELHGGDLIYGNLVSWNPSWIELQTAQFGHIQIRATALRRITFLDEKNNLLLPGMAGIRKWLGEKSKWHDDGTGIWTDIKQAELTRDVGLPERAIIEFEISWRKQADFVLALGVPDKTVPLGNNVGWRFETWSNSLNLVCERDSVADLTPVETLAQPDRRIHLVAYLDQLKGEMTVFHPDGRPAAELILPKSKATNSANARPLMHSAVRLVNRRGDVRLEQLSVRRWNGTLPLDEASGLTRFELKDQEELQGQIESYQADSRELTLKVGDETRQVNVKELTGIEFSGKPVPAISTISLQLQDGVRLSGVIDSFSADAVTIVCPHIVEPLRVPYQSLLSLTVHPQPDQPRPPASRLPRLEIGQHQLPGALIDGVEMEDASCLVWQPVGSRTASPLRRGAAGKVIFHETVKPPSQSSTSGNGRVNEPNNMFAKLFLQKTDRPTPGPRKTADQLLHLRTGDKLPCTVLSIDEEGVHIKSSVAEATFVPHDKIKALELITGMTLPDLNAAKKERLLTLPRLQKTTPPTQILCSKAGDMLRCRLLGMNQRQLRVEIHLDEMEIPQDRVAQIIWLHPDEIATTGAAAMPSGNEPTPPEPAAASKNDEPVTPRPTQPEPAPSALESAVLVQVLGKDGNRVTFEPREVQGGTLAGTSTILGPCRYELKQAEQVIFGKEIAAAAAVLPFGQWRLQAAIEPLVAQDLPSGGGDAVSSPLIGKPAPDINLELLQGGRFELSKQRGQVIVLDFWASWCGPCMQTMPLLHQMLHEFESQPVQLVSVNLEEPAQQIRTVLERHQLELTVALDIDGVAARRYEANAIPQVVVVDRTGKVSHVFVGGGPGMIERLKAALLETLAATEK; encoded by the coding sequence ATGCTGCGTCAGATTCCGTCGCTCTGTTACTGGGTGCTGTTTTCGCTGCTGGCAGGGATGAGCCTCGTTCAGGCGAGCGACTCTGCCGCCCCGAAGCGGGCCGGCGTTCTGACGCTCACCAGCGGCGATTCCGTCGCCGGACAGTTCTGCGAGGTTTCGTTTCCCACGACCATCTGCTGGCAGGGGAAAGACTTCACCCGGCCGTTTGAATTTCAGCTTTCAGGCGTCCAGCGAGTTCAATTTCCGGCTGCTGAAGAGGCTCCGACGACTGGGGACTGCCTGCTGGAATTGCATGGCGGCGACCTTATTTACGGAAACCTTGTCAGTTGGAACCCTTCCTGGATCGAATTGCAGACAGCGCAGTTCGGCCATATCCAGATCCGCGCCACCGCTTTGCGGCGCATCACTTTCCTCGATGAAAAAAACAATCTGCTGCTCCCCGGCATGGCAGGAATCCGGAAATGGCTCGGCGAGAAAAGCAAATGGCACGACGACGGGACCGGAATTTGGACGGACATCAAGCAGGCGGAGCTGACGCGTGATGTGGGGTTGCCGGAACGGGCCATCATCGAATTCGAAATCTCCTGGCGCAAACAGGCGGACTTTGTGCTGGCGCTGGGGGTGCCTGACAAAACCGTCCCTCTCGGCAACAACGTCGGCTGGCGATTCGAAACGTGGAGCAATTCGCTGAATCTGGTTTGCGAACGGGACAGCGTCGCCGACCTGACTCCCGTCGAAACCCTCGCTCAGCCGGACCGTCGAATTCATCTCGTCGCTTATCTAGATCAACTCAAAGGCGAGATGACGGTGTTTCATCCGGACGGCCGTCCCGCCGCCGAATTGATCCTTCCCAAATCGAAAGCGACGAATTCCGCGAACGCACGCCCGCTGATGCATTCCGCCGTTCGACTTGTGAATCGACGCGGCGATGTTCGTCTTGAACAGCTCAGCGTACGACGCTGGAATGGAACCTTGCCGCTCGACGAAGCGAGCGGCCTGACCCGCTTCGAGCTGAAAGACCAGGAGGAACTGCAGGGTCAAATCGAAAGCTATCAGGCGGATTCCCGCGAGTTGACTCTGAAAGTCGGTGACGAGACTCGCCAGGTGAATGTCAAAGAACTGACAGGCATCGAATTCAGCGGCAAGCCTGTCCCGGCAATCAGCACGATCTCACTGCAACTGCAGGATGGCGTACGGCTGTCGGGCGTCATCGACTCGTTTTCCGCCGACGCGGTCACGATCGTCTGTCCTCACATCGTCGAGCCGCTGCGAGTTCCGTATCAAAGCCTGCTCTCCCTCACCGTTCATCCCCAACCTGACCAGCCGCGGCCGCCGGCCAGCCGTTTGCCTCGGCTCGAAATTGGGCAGCATCAACTGCCAGGCGCGCTCATCGACGGCGTCGAAATGGAGGATGCAAGCTGTCTCGTCTGGCAGCCCGTCGGGAGCCGTACCGCGAGTCCCCTGCGCCGCGGGGCCGCTGGAAAAGTCATCTTCCATGAAACCGTCAAACCGCCGTCGCAGTCGAGCACGTCCGGAAACGGCAGAGTCAATGAGCCGAACAATATGTTCGCCAAGCTGTTCCTTCAAAAGACCGATCGTCCCACCCCCGGGCCCCGAAAAACTGCCGACCAGCTTCTGCATCTACGCACCGGCGATAAGCTGCCATGCACGGTGTTATCCATCGACGAGGAGGGGGTGCACATCAAGTCGTCGGTGGCCGAGGCGACATTTGTCCCGCATGACAAAATCAAAGCCCTGGAACTGATCACAGGCATGACGTTGCCGGATCTCAATGCGGCCAAGAAAGAACGGCTGTTGACCCTGCCGCGGCTGCAGAAAACCACTCCTCCCACTCAAATCCTCTGCTCGAAAGCGGGAGACATGCTTCGTTGCCGTTTGCTGGGCATGAACCAGCGACAACTGCGAGTGGAAATCCATCTCGATGAAATGGAGATTCCACAGGACCGTGTCGCACAGATCATCTGGCTCCATCCAGACGAAATCGCGACGACCGGTGCTGCGGCTATGCCTTCCGGGAATGAACCGACTCCCCCCGAGCCAGCGGCCGCTTCCAAAAACGATGAACCTGTGACTCCCCGTCCCACTCAGCCTGAGCCAGCGCCCTCTGCTCTTGAGAGTGCCGTTCTGGTTCAAGTTCTCGGAAAGGACGGGAATCGCGTCACGTTCGAACCGCGAGAAGTGCAGGGGGGAACGTTGGCCGGAACTTCAACGATCCTGGGACCGTGCCGGTATGAACTCAAGCAGGCCGAACAAGTGATCTTCGGAAAGGAGATCGCCGCTGCAGCCGCGGTCCTTCCATTCGGGCAGTGGCGATTGCAAGCGGCCATCGAACCTCTTGTGGCGCAAGATCTCCCCTCAGGCGGCGGCGACGCGGTCAGTTCGCCACTCATTGGGAAACCTGCTCCCGATATCAATCTGGAACTGTTGCAGGGGGGCCGGTTTGAATTGTCCAAGCAGCGCGGCCAGGTCATCGTGCTGGACTTCTGGGCTTCCTGGTGCGGGCCGTGCATGCAAACAATGCCGCTGCTGCATCAGATGCTGCACGAGTTTGAATCCCAACCGGTCCAACTGGTCTCCGTCAATCTCGAAGAGCCGGCTCAGCAGATCCGGACGGTCCTCGAACGGCATCAGCTTGAACTGACGGTGGCCCTCGATATCGACGGCGTCGCCGCCCGTCGCTACGAAGCCAACGCGATTCCGCAGGTAGTTGTTGTCGATCGGACGGGCAAAGTCAGCCATGTCTTTGTCGGCGGCGGGCCCGGCATGATCGAACGGCTCAAGGCAGCACTCCTTGAGACTCTCGCCGCGACCGAAAAGTAG
- a CDS encoding Flp family type IVb pilin translates to MQVHNSIKTFLLSEDGPTAVEYAVMLALIVCVCLTAVKAVGTNASNKFNVIKNALT, encoded by the coding sequence ATGCAAGTCCACAATTCGATCAAGACATTTTTGCTTTCAGAAGACGGCCCTACGGCAGTTGAATATGCCGTCATGCTGGCACTGATCGTCTGCGTCTGTCTCACCGCCGTGAAAGCTGTAGGGACGAACGCTTCGAACAAGTTCAATGTCATCAAGAACGCGTTGACCTAA
- a CDS encoding DUF4132 domain-containing protein, which translates to MNVWDDNYVPPPPPAWNRQWQSGAVINTLLKRKLPLQGEDLICLLEWCYEWRAINSRVRPVGSIVRALQHYALSNSIDDQLRMAMQRFAVQLRSSFDKQLKRQGTAVEQIDKSGDRHSDEKESVVPARPSPLPAAAGLSGVLEPFKRLVGMLPEDVEPVVSVIGPDRFPLAENSPLTEQHHLLSDLFNEVTKSVGHFYKADLYKPNMNESKVGQKLDSEGRGKLLLAAAERHFHASWAKPASFNDNEVWQSRSTARETVFPISTASFHLSREGYFDFLLFCSTVSSSHRQQSPLETNSLILRLEEETQKGPLTEGERYVASLFRASLFSSPPLGAMDTGPLRLTELIGDGASFCLVPGEVWADAVNEDFSKWSSAQRRPWSALFAHALIATAARPSGKWIKKAAELINAAGPEAVHQALQRWLPLVGKGQSIRKFGNYVGDSRGVADTMNDENATALRGLLWMIPSLPQSEELLRLVSTVALSAYKKVPGVGPRAVKVGNAAVYVLSELGTTDAVGQLAMLKVRVKFGTAQKEIEKAFNAAAEALGLHRDQIEEMGVPSYGLEADGTRQESLGDYQSHLSVTGSEAQLKWFDAKGKLLKSVPAKVKQEHKEELKDLQQSLKDIQGMLPAQRDRLDSLFLSQQTWPIDQWRERYHNHPLVGTIARRLLWCVDGTTALFVDGVPTDVHGAPIAHGKTAELTLWHPVGRSIEEVTAWRRRLEDLAITQPFKQAHREVYLLTDAERRTHTYSNRFAAHVLRQHQFNALCAARGWKNKLRLMVDDSYEPPYRELPKWGIRAEFWVEGAGGEYGTDTNESGVYLRLASDQVRFYRIAATANLAHSSGGGYTSRAAGPGQENVNEPLPVDQIPPLVFSEIMRDVDLFVGVSTVGNDPTWQDGGPRGLYRDYWQTYSFGELSGTAATRKQVLERLVPQLKIAGRCSFSDRFLVVRGQKRTYKIHLGSGNILMEPNDQYLCIVPDSRSRTRQDDLFLPFEGDNTLSIILSKALLLADDAKIKDPTITRQINGH; encoded by the coding sequence ATGAATGTTTGGGATGACAATTATGTGCCGCCTCCACCGCCTGCCTGGAACCGTCAGTGGCAGTCCGGCGCGGTCATTAACACCCTGTTAAAACGAAAACTCCCCTTGCAAGGGGAGGATCTGATTTGCCTACTGGAGTGGTGTTATGAATGGCGGGCGATTAATTCGAGAGTTCGCCCTGTGGGTTCGATTGTACGAGCATTGCAGCACTATGCATTATCGAATTCGATCGATGATCAACTGCGGATGGCAATGCAACGATTCGCAGTACAATTGAGATCGTCGTTCGATAAACAACTCAAGCGACAGGGAACGGCCGTTGAGCAGATCGACAAGTCTGGCGACCGCCATTCTGATGAAAAAGAGTCGGTCGTTCCGGCGCGACCTTCTCCCCTGCCAGCGGCGGCAGGTCTTTCAGGAGTGCTGGAACCGTTCAAGCGTCTAGTTGGCATGCTGCCGGAAGATGTTGAGCCGGTCGTATCTGTCATCGGGCCAGATCGCTTTCCATTGGCAGAGAATTCGCCTTTGACCGAACAACATCACTTGCTTAGCGATCTGTTCAATGAAGTCACCAAATCGGTTGGTCATTTCTACAAAGCGGATCTCTATAAGCCGAACATGAATGAATCCAAGGTCGGTCAGAAACTCGATTCTGAAGGGCGCGGAAAGCTCCTGCTCGCAGCAGCGGAAAGGCATTTTCATGCCTCGTGGGCGAAGCCCGCAAGCTTTAACGACAACGAGGTATGGCAGTCGAGGAGTACCGCCAGAGAGACGGTGTTTCCGATCTCAACCGCGAGCTTCCACCTCAGTCGTGAAGGATACTTCGACTTCTTATTATTTTGCTCAACTGTGTCGAGTTCTCATCGACAGCAAAGCCCGCTGGAAACGAACAGCCTCATCCTGAGGTTGGAAGAAGAAACTCAAAAGGGGCCCCTGACAGAAGGGGAACGCTATGTTGCGTCGCTGTTCCGTGCTTCCCTGTTTTCAAGTCCGCCTTTGGGAGCGATGGACACCGGGCCATTACGTTTGACCGAATTGATCGGGGACGGTGCCAGTTTCTGCCTGGTGCCGGGCGAGGTGTGGGCCGATGCGGTCAATGAGGATTTTTCGAAATGGAGTTCAGCGCAGCGCCGTCCCTGGTCGGCTCTGTTTGCTCATGCCCTGATTGCGACCGCGGCCAGACCCTCCGGCAAGTGGATCAAGAAGGCTGCTGAATTGATCAATGCTGCCGGACCTGAAGCCGTTCATCAGGCGCTGCAGCGCTGGCTACCCTTGGTGGGGAAAGGGCAATCGATCCGGAAATTCGGCAACTACGTCGGCGACTCGCGCGGGGTCGCCGACACGATGAACGACGAAAACGCCACGGCGTTGCGGGGGCTGTTATGGATGATCCCAAGCCTGCCGCAATCGGAGGAGCTGTTGCGATTGGTCAGCACAGTCGCCCTCTCGGCATACAAGAAGGTGCCGGGAGTGGGCCCCAGGGCTGTGAAAGTGGGCAACGCAGCAGTCTATGTCCTTTCCGAACTGGGGACGACGGATGCGGTGGGCCAACTCGCGATGCTGAAAGTCCGCGTCAAGTTCGGCACGGCTCAGAAAGAGATCGAGAAAGCCTTCAACGCGGCAGCCGAGGCATTGGGACTGCACCGTGACCAGATCGAAGAGATGGGAGTTCCCTCATACGGACTGGAAGCGGACGGAACGCGTCAGGAATCATTGGGGGACTATCAGTCGCACCTGTCCGTCACAGGTTCTGAGGCCCAGTTGAAATGGTTTGACGCCAAGGGGAAGCTCCTCAAATCGGTTCCGGCGAAGGTGAAGCAGGAACACAAGGAAGAACTGAAGGATCTGCAGCAGTCGCTGAAGGATATTCAGGGAATGCTGCCTGCCCAGCGCGATCGGCTTGACTCCCTGTTTCTCTCCCAACAGACCTGGCCGATCGACCAATGGCGTGAGCGGTATCACAACCATCCGCTCGTCGGCACGATTGCACGCCGCCTGCTGTGGTGCGTGGACGGAACCACGGCGCTGTTCGTGGACGGTGTGCCGACAGATGTTCATGGAGCACCAATTGCACATGGAAAAACGGCCGAGCTGACGCTCTGGCATCCGGTGGGACGCAGCATCGAAGAGGTCACCGCCTGGCGGCGACGCCTGGAGGATCTGGCGATCACGCAGCCCTTCAAGCAGGCGCATCGCGAGGTGTATCTGTTGACGGATGCCGAACGCCGCACGCACACCTATTCGAACCGATTTGCCGCGCATGTCCTTCGCCAGCACCAGTTCAATGCGCTCTGTGCGGCGCGGGGATGGAAGAACAAGCTGCGGCTCATGGTCGACGACTCTTATGAGCCCCCCTATCGAGAACTGCCGAAATGGGGAATTCGTGCGGAGTTCTGGGTGGAAGGAGCCGGCGGCGAATACGGGACGGACACGAACGAGTCCGGGGTATACCTGAGATTGGCCTCGGATCAGGTTCGTTTTTATCGAATCGCAGCGACAGCCAATCTTGCGCACTCGAGCGGGGGCGGCTATACAAGCCGAGCGGCCGGCCCCGGTCAGGAAAACGTCAACGAGCCGTTGCCGGTGGACCAGATTCCGCCGCTGGTCTTTTCGGAGATCATGCGCGACGTTGACCTGTTTGTCGGCGTCTCCACGGTAGGCAATGATCCCACCTGGCAAGACGGCGGGCCGCGGGGACTCTATCGGGATTACTGGCAGACGTATTCGTTCGGCGAACTCTCCGGAACTGCTGCCACGCGCAAACAGGTTCTGGAACGACTCGTTCCGCAACTGAAGATCGCCGGCCGCTGTTCATTCAGCGATCGCTTTCTCGTTGTGCGGGGGCAGAAGCGGACCTATAAGATCCATCTCGGATCGGGAAATATCCTCATGGAGCCGAACGACCAGTATCTCTGCATCGTGCCGGATTCGCGGTCTCGCACCAGGCAGGACGATCTCTTCCTCCCGTTCGAAGGGGACAATACACTCTCGATCATTCTCAGCAAGGCCCTGTTGCTGGCTGATGACGCAAAGATCAAAGACCCAACCATCACGCGGCAGATCAACGGCCACTGA